From a single Brassica oleracea var. oleracea cultivar TO1000 chromosome C5, BOL, whole genome shotgun sequence genomic region:
- the LOC106293297 gene encoding uncharacterized protein At3g61260 — MDSLIKQTRRRHPTSQGKTVEVGSSTREKKVPARRSVSFKEDKKKPSSWLQKQFMRQMSDQGYDPISEMDHAAAVAATAYAITTFEETWLESYHTGLERGASLSRSKSRRESPFEEPRSLSRRFSGQLSLKEPELNGDHTRRSRDSREKRERQRKPRVSEPPAPVRKQPSARTRSERHAPPPPPPPPPLPPPPLRLPPMGVKTQSSGHTSRKDDATADGWEKAELGKIKERYEKLNRKIDLWEAKKRDKARKKLDKSESEQEQRRKRGLQRFRDDMEYIEQIAAGARAQAEKERQTGELKVKEKAGIVRSTGKIPGKACFCF; from the exons ATGGATAGCTTGATCAAGCAAACAAG GAGGAGGCATCCAACTTCCCAGGGCAAAACTGTTGAGGTTGGTAGCTCCACTAGAGAGAAGAAAGTGCCAGCAAGGAGGTCTGTTTCATTCAAAGAAG ATAAGAAGAAGCCTTCAAGCTGGTTACAAAAGCAGTTCATGAGGCAAATGAGCGACCAAGGCTATGACCCGATCAGCGAGATGGACCACGCAGCTGCAGTTGCAGCCACTGCTTATGCCATAACCACTTTTGAAGAAACTTGGCTAGAGAGTTATCAT ACTGGTCTCGAACGTGGAGCTTCCTTGTCAAGGAGCAAGAGTAGAAGAGAGTCGCCTTTTGAAGAACCAAGAAGCTTATCAAGAAGATTCTCAG GACAACTTTCACTTAAGGAACCAGAGTTAAATGGAGACCACACCAGACGAAGTAGGGATTCAAGGGAGAAACGTGAGAGACAAAGAAAACCGCGGGTTTCTGAACCGCCAGCTCCAGTGCGGAAACAACCATCAGCCAGGACACGATCAGAACGTCATGCTCCACCACCACCACCCCCTCCTCCTCCTCTACCGCCTCCGCCTCTGCGGCTTCCACCTATGGGAGTCAAAACGCAGAGCTCAGGCCATACTAGTCGAAAAGATGACGCTACAGCAGATGGTTGGGAAAAAGCTGAACTAGGTAAGATCAAAGAAAG GTACGAGAAGTTAAACAGAAAGATTGATTTGTGGGAAGCCAAGAAGAGGGACAAAGCTAGAAAGAAGCTGGACAAATCTGAG AGCGAACAAGAACAGAGGAGGAAGAGAGGTTTGCAGAGATTTAGAGATGACATGGAATACATCGAACAGATTGCAGCCGGGGCGAGAGCTCAGGCAGAGAAAGAAAGACAGACCGGAGAGCTCAAGGTGAAGGAGAAAGCAGGAATCGTCCGTAGTACCGGTAAAATTCCTGGAAAAGCATGTTTCTGTTTCTAA
- the LOC106293343 gene encoding probable inactive purple acid phosphatase 2, giving the protein MILNFSIFTLFLSIFTSSANAEATLSVSPNTLKRSGDNVTIQWSDVDSPSDLDWLGIYSPPDSPHDHFIGYKFLNASPTSKSGYGSITLPLTNLRSDYTFRIFRWTRSEIDTKHLDHDQNPLPGTKHLLAESEKVTFGSAVDKAEQIHLAFENKPNRMQVTFVAGDGDERFVRYGETKDLLGNSAAARGIRYDREQMCNAPANSSIGWRDPGWIFHTVLKNLNPAVRNYYQIGSEAKGWSEIYSFISRDMYAQETRAFIFGDMGCATPYKTFIRTQQESKSTVKWILRDIEALGDKPSFISHIGDISYARGYSWVWDEFFAQIEPIASKVPYHVCIGNHEYDFPAQPWKPDWAASIYGNDGGGECGVPYSLKFNMPGNSTELTGTNAPVTRNLYYSYDAGSVHFLSISTETNFLEGGTQYEYIKRDLESVNRDKTPFVVVQGHRPMYTTSNEVRDTTIRQKMLEHLEPLFVKNEVTLAIWGHVHRYERFCPISNNTCGKLWKGSPVHLVVGMGGQDWQSVWAVRPNHPDLPIFPQPEESMYRTGEFGYTRLVANKDKLTVSFVGNHDGEVHDTVEMLATGEVISGSKDDAKSSNTAAAPAPVEVTSGSKDDTENPNVQTVPASATFVGKSEANDGSWFIKGAGLMVIGVVLGFIAGYFTGVKKGSSARNRWIPVKSEEI; this is encoded by the exons ATGATTCTCAATTTCTCTATCTTCACCCTCTTCCTCTCTATCTTCACCTCCTCAGCCAACGCCGAGGCGACCCTCTCCGTTTCCCCCAACACTCTGAAACGATCTGGCGATAACGTCACCATCCAATGGTCCGACGTGGACTCTCCTTCCGATCTCGACTGGCTAGGCATCTACTCGCCGCCGGACTCTCCTCACGACCACTTCATCGGCTACAAATTCCTCAACGCTTCGCCGACTTCCAAATCCGGTTACGGATCGATCACCCTCCCCCTCACCAATCTCCGATCGGATTACACCTTCCGGATCTTCCGGTGGACGCGGTCGGAGATCGACACGAAGCACTTGGATCACGACCAGAATCCTTTGCCTGGAACGAAGCATCTTTTGGCTGAGTCGGAGAAGGTGACTTTTGGATCGGCGGTGGATAAGGCGGAGCAGATCCATTTGGCGTTCGAGAATAAGCCTAACAGGATGCAGGTTACGTTCGTTGCCGGGGATGGTGACGAACGGTTTGTGAGATACGGAGAGACTAAGGATTTGTTGGGAAACTCCGCGGCGGCGCGTGGGATTAGGTATGATAGAGAGCAGATGTGCAATGCTCCGGCTAATTCCAGCATCGGCTGGAGAGATCCCGGTTGGATTTTTCATACCGTTTTGAAGAATTTGAATCCGGCCGTTAGGAACTACTATCAG ATTGGGAGTGAAGCAAAGGGATGGAGCGAGATCTACAGCTTCATATCTCGAGACATGTACGCACAAGAAACCAGAGCTTTCATATTTGGAGATATGGGTTGCGCTACACCTTACAAAACCTTCATCCGCACGCAACAAGAGAGTAAATCAACCGTGAAGTGGATCCTACGCGACATCGAAGCTCTTGGTGACAAGCCATCTTTTATTTCGCATATTGGAGATATAAGCTACGCTCGTGGCTACTCGTGGGTATGGGATGAGTTCTTTGCTCAGATCGAGCCTATTGCCTCCAAAGTTCCTTACCATGTGTGCATTGGTAACCACGAGTATGATTTCCCCGCTCAGCCTTGGAAGCCTGATTGGGCAGCTTCTATTTATGGAAACGACGGTGGTGGTGAGTGTGGCGTGCCGTATAGTTTGAAGTTCAACATGCCTGGGAACTCAACAGAACTCACGGGAACCAACGCTCCTGTGACAAGGAATCTATATTACTCATATGATGCCGGGTCGGTCCATTTCCTTTCCATATCTACCGAGACGAACTTCCTTGAAGGAGGGACTCAGTACGAGTACATAAAGCGAGATCTCGAGTCTGTGAACAGGGACAAGACTCCTTTTGTTGTTGTCCAAGGGCACAGACCGATGTACACCACGAGCAACGAGGTTAGAGACACAACGATTAGACAAAAGATGTTGGAGCATTTAGAACCGCTCTTCGTTAAGAACGAAGTCACGCTTGCTATATGGGGACATGTTCATAGATACGAAAGGTTTTGTCCGATAAGCAACAACACTTGTGGGAAACTGTGGAAAGGAAGCCCGGTTCACCTTGTGGTCGGTATGGGTGGTCAAGATTGGCAATCGGTTTGGGCGGTTAGACCGAACCATCCGGATCTTCCTATATTCCCTCAGCCTGAAGAGTCAATGTACCGCACGGGTGAGTTTGGGTACACTCGTCTAGTTGCAAACAAAGACAAGCTCACTGTTTCGTTTGTGGGTAACCACGATGGAGAAGTTCACGATACGGTTGAGATGTTAGCGACTGGTGAAGTAATCAGCGGGAGCAAAGACGATGCTAAAAGCTCAAATACTGCGGCCGCTCCTGCGCCTGTGGAAGTAACCAGTGGGAGTAAAGACGATACTGAAAACCCAAACGTTCAGACAGTTCCTGCATCTGCGACATTTGTGGGAAAATCTGAAGCTAACGATGGATCATGGTTTATTAAAGGAGCAGGGTTGATGGTTATCGGTGTGGTGTTAGGTTTCATTGCTGGGTATTTTACGGGGGTGAAGAAAGGATCTTCAGCTCGTAACCGTTGGATCCCAGTCAAGAGCGAGGAGATATGA